Part of the Mercenaria mercenaria strain notata chromosome 8, MADL_Memer_1, whole genome shotgun sequence genome is shown below.
CTGTGTAATTCCCGTCCGTGTTAACGCCATACATAAAGCAGGTGAGTGTGACGTGCGTACACACCCTTGTATTATTGTGTTCAGGAATTGCGTTACTGTTCAGGTTATTTACATTTCATTGTTGATACGCTTATGTTTTCTATACTATTTTTAATCGCTAAATACTATTATTTTACTTGAATTATCGGGTCTTCAAATCAATACTTTGCATGTGACATATATTAGGAAATATCTTTATAAAGGTGTACTCTATTCAACTTATCTctaaaacaaaacattgaaaCAAGGCCTAATTGGAAACTTATCAATTGAGTGAATTTGTGAATATTGACGAGAAAAGTGTACGCCGTATTTGcagtggaaatattttacattcaTTTATCTGCGAGAAAACAAGTTTTACCCGTGTGACAACTGATAGAAGGACCATGTGTGGTTCTGGGAGAGTCAGGAGTGTTAATATCATTCGGTTCTTTATGAACTATATACTTCTTGCTATAtctatatatttgataatgttatatttatattctGTGAATTCCTTTACTTTCATGAACAAGAATGCGCAACTTCAAAGTGCTGTAAATAATGGTTTTGAAACCaataaactgcaaaatattcGACCAAATTTACCGAAGAAGGAAAGTATAGGCATTTTAATTCCCTCAACAACAAGAATGATGAAAAAGCCAAACATAAGTACATTCACTTTAACCAAGCACTGTTTACCTTCAATCACTGCAACTTTTCAAAAACAGTATACCTATAATATTTATATAGGCGTTGAGAAGAATGACTTTTTGCAATCACAGAGGACTGTTATTGAGAAAAGTTATGAACGTGTATACATTGTTACAGTCCCTGGACATACATTTACAGCAGCAACAAACTATATTGCAAATCGAGCTTTGAAAGACGGGATGGACTATTTTGTTCGCATAAATGATGATACAGTATTTGAAACATTTAACTGGACTTCTATTGCTATCGagaatttaaagaaattaaatcCACCGATGATTGGTGTGGTAGGACCTATATGTAAGGAGGGAAACATCGCGATTTTAACACAAGATATGGTCCACCGTACACATGTGGAAATATTCAAGTACTACTATCCGCCAATTTTCGATAATTTGTGGACTGATGACTGGATAACAAAAGTGTATAAACCTCTGCGTTCAAAAAAACTGACTAACTGGCAAGTTAAACACCTTATTAGAGCAAATGGTAGAAGATATGATGCAAATAGAAGTCAAGAATCTCTTCTAAAAGGTGTCATTGAATCAGATAAAAAACGATTAAAAGACTATATttctgaaatagaaaaacatataaataattcAAGATATGGTTATGTGATTTGAGGAAAGAAATTTCACAAATGGAATAGTGTACTTCTTTCAGAGATCTTTGCCTTTACTTTTACAAATGGATACAATTAATCATCAGACCAACAAATGTAAGGCGTgaacttgttttaaaatatatgcatATTTAAAACCTTGTATGCTAAAATCTCTGACAATGTAGCAATTCTGTTTTGAAAACTGTTATTTAAGGGTTTTAGTGCGTTTCGGCGTGTGACTTTACGgcaaaatatgaaatacaaataGAGAAATAATACTTGTTTTAAGAATTGTATAGCAGTTATACAGACAAATACAACACACTTATTATTGAACGTAAGTATATAATTCAAACAAAGATGTGCCAAAGAgaataacaatattcaaaataaacatcTTCAGTGTGGTACAGTTTTATATTGAAgggcatttaaataaaaaatccatTCATATAAATGACTTATTCttgcatataaaatatattattacaatgGTAAATTACCATTCTAATATTCTATGTcacaatttctaatttctatgtccaTTTTCTAATTTCTTTGTATTGAAAAGATAATGAATAGTGTAGAACttttcattttgtcacaaaaaatcctgcatgcaaaatgaattttacatattttgttatctttagATTGTTTATgcagttttattttgttctaCGCTATATTTCTTTCCCTAGGTCCGCATTGGCTAATCATTAACTGTAAATTTCATAATACACTTTATAAGTGTTTCATCAAGTCTCATTTTTCGCATTTTTTTCATTCAGAAGGTATTCGTTTTCATAATCAATTTCAAACAgatataacatcatttagaagttATAACAGCAAATTTGTCTCGTACTAGTAGTTgcaatctgaaaaataaaatttagaatgGTATAAGTAATATTGGTATCCAGCTACATAGAAGTTATTACTTAGAAGGAACCAAAAATAATAGCTCCCTTTTAAGATAGATACCATTATAACGGGGTCAAAAATGTCACCTAAAGGCATTTACAAATCAACTATACCGCTGTGCACTCGCTTTATTTTCATTGAATCgcctaaattggtttaaatattgtgtatcaatgcttttaagtaatttattaataaaattgataaaaatatccAGACAAAGATAATTC
Proteins encoded:
- the LOC123566049 gene encoding uncharacterized protein LOC123566049; protein product: MCGSGRVRSVNIIRFFMNYILLAISIYLIMLYLYSVNSFTFMNKNAQLQSAVNNGFETNKLQNIRPNLPKKESIGILIPSTTRMMKKPNISTFTLTKHCLPSITATFQKQYTYNIYIGVEKNDFLQSQRTVIEKSYERVYIVTVPGHTFTAATNYIANRALKDGMDYFVRINDDTVFETFNWTSIAIENLKKLNPPMIGVVGPICKEGNIAILTQDMVHRTHVEIFKYYYPPIFDNLWTDDWITKVYKPLRSKKLTNWQVKHLIRANGRRYDANRSQESLLKGVIESDKKRLKDYISEIEKHINNSRYGYVI